One genomic region from Prunus persica cultivar Lovell chromosome G3, Prunus_persica_NCBIv2, whole genome shotgun sequence encodes:
- the LOC18782890 gene encoding MDIS1-interacting receptor like kinase 2 yields MLVVVTLVSVSSFKVATSASLTAPSSRSPEGQEAEALLKWRDSLDNQNQSLMSSWLGKSPCNWTGIACNEFRSITNISLSSIGLRGTLYAFGFSSFPSLQSLNLYQNSFYGSIPSSLGNLSKLIYLDLSFNQLFGRIPSEIGLMTSLHKLYLNDNAINGSIPEEIGSLSSLKVLGLSGNNLTGPIPASIWNMGNLSLLYLFKNELTGTVPQEVGNLKSLNQLHLQFNNLTGPIPASIGNLVNLTILALLENNFYGSIPPTLGNLTKLTLLDVQQNQLSGPIPPEIGKLKLLFKLGLFVNNLNGSIPGEFKNLTNLQNLGVSSNMLSGYLPQDICTGGLLVNFTANDNYFIGSVPKSFRNCSSLYRVRLDRNQLSGNISEDLGVYPHLNYIDLSYNNFYGELSPKWGLCQSLQSLKISNNRISGRIPTQLGESLQLRVLDLSSNYLVGAIPKELGRLASLFNLNLGGNKLSDSVPLEIGRLSNLEQLNLAANNLSGYIPKQLYGCLKLLNLNLSTNGLNENLPSEIGSLESLQVLDLSHNLLRGEIPPQFGELENLEALNVSHNELSGSFPSTFDNMLHLTAIDISYNQLEGPLPNIKAFNEAPIEALESNKGLCGNATSLKACQSTIRNRKKNKNIILIAALILGTLFLGFIVVGFLYICRHQTVREEHEMPRRADLFDIWSYDGKLVYEDIIDATEEFDSKHCVGAGGHASVYKAMLQTGQIVAVKKLHTLQDGGIANIKAFESEIRALSEIRHRNIVKLYGFCAHPRHSFLVYQFLEGGSLEGVLRNDREATMFEWTARINLVKSVADALSYMHHDCLPPIVHRDISSKNILLDLELVAYISDFGTARILKPDSSNWTSFAGTFGYTAPEFAYTMEVNEKCDVYSFGVLALEVIMGKHPGDLLISVLSSTTSTALDTPLRDVLDQRLSPPKDQVAEKVMFVVKLAFSCLQTKPQCRPTLQQVSQELSIPKVPLPLTLDKVALEQLVSHA; encoded by the exons ATGCTTGTCGTCGTGACCCTTGTTTCGGTTTCTTCTTTCAAAGTAGCTACTTCTGCATCTCTTACAGCTCCATCATCAAGATCACCAGAAGGACAAGAAGCAGAGGCTCTTCTAAAATGGAGGGATAGCCTTGACAACCAAAACCAATCTCTCATGTCTTCATGGTTAGGAAAAAGTCCTTGCAACTGGACTGGAATTGCTTGCAATGAATTCAGAAGCATCACTAATATTAGCCTTAGCAGCATTGGATTAAGAGGTACTCTCTATGCTTTTGGCTTTTCATCTTTCCCTTCTCTCCAAAGCCTTAATCTCTACCAAAACTCTTTCTATGGTAGCATTCCCTCCAGCTTGGGCAACCTTTCTAAGCTCATCTACCTTGATTTGTCTTTTAATCAACTCTTCGGAAGAATCCCATCTGAGATAGGCCTTATGACAAGTCTTCACAAGCTTTATCTAAATGATAATGCCATAAATGGATCCATTCCTGAAGAAATAGGATCACTCAGCTCACTCAAAGTGCTGGGTTTGAGTGGAAACAACCTCACAGGTCCAATTCCAGCCTCCATTTGGAATATGGGCAACTTGTCCTTACTATATCTCTTCAAAAATGAACTTACTGGAACTGTGCCACAAGAAGTAGGAAATCTCAAATCTCTAAACCAGCTCCACTTGCAATTTAACAACCTAACTGGCCCAATTCCTGCATCCATAGGAAACCTTGTCAACTTAACTATTTTAGCACTTCTTGAGAATAATTTCTATGGATCCATTCCTCCAACTTTAGGAAACTTGACCAAGCTCACCTTATTAGATGTGCAGCAAAACCAATTGAGTGGCCCCATCCCACCAGAAATAGGAAAGCTCAAACTGCTATTCAAACTAGGATTGTTTGTAAACAATCTCAATGGCTCCATTCCTGGAGAATTCAAGAATCTTACAAATTTGCAAAATTTAGGGGTGTCTAGCAACATGTTGTCAGGCTATCTTCCTCAAGACATTTGCACTGGTGGATTACTTGTAAATTTTACAGCAAATGACAATTATTTCATTGGCTCTGTTCCgaaaagcttcagaaactgctCCAGTTTATACAGAGTGAGGCTTGACAGAAACCAGTTATCAGGAAACATATCCGAAGACCTTGGAGTTTATCCACACTTAAACTACATTGATTTGAGCTATAATAATTTCTATGGGGAACTTTCTCCGAAGTGGGGTCTGTGCCAAAGTCTACAAAGCTTGAAAATCTCCAACAACAGAATTTCCGGAAGAATACCTACCCAACTTGGTGAGTCTCTTCAGCTACGAGTACTTGACCTCTCCTCGAATTATCTAGTTGGGGCTATCCCAAAGGAATTGGGGAGGTTAGCGTCACTGTTCAACCTTAACCTGGGTGGAAATAAACTTTCAGACAGTGTTCCATTGGAAATTGGAAGACTATCCAATCTAGAGCAACTTAACTTGGCAGCAAACaatctcagtggatacattcCCAAGCAATTATATGGGTGTTTAAAGTTATTGAACTTGAATTTGAGCACAAATGGATTGAATGAGAATCTTCCTTCTGAGATTGGCAGCTTAGAATCTCTTCAGGTGCTTGATCTTAGTCATAATTTACTGAGAGGAGAGATACCACCACAGTTTGGAGAATTGGAAAACTTAGAAGCACTGAATGTCTCTCACAATGAGCTCTCTGGCTCTTTCCCATCCACTTTTGATAATATGTTGCACTTGACTGCTATTGACATATCCTACAACCAATTGGAGGGTCCTCTTCCCAACATCAAAGCCTTCAACGAGGCTCCAATCGAAGCTTTAGAGAGTAACAAAGGCTTGTGTGGAAATGCCACAAGTCTGAAGGCATGCCAATCTACAATAAGAAacaggaaaaagaataaaaacatcATTTTGATTGCAGCCCTCATTTTAGGAACTCTGTTTCTTGGGTTCATTGTGGTTGGGTTTCTCTACATTTGTCGTCACCAGACCGTAAGGGAAGAGCATGAAATGCCAAGAAGAGCAGATCTATTTGATATATGGAGCTATGATGGGAAACTGGTATATGAGGACATAATTGATGCTACAGAGGAATTTGATTCTAAGCATTGTGTAGGAGCAGGGGGGCATGCAAGTGTTTATAAAGCAATGCTACAAACAGGCCAGATTGTTGCAGTGAAGAAACTTCACACACTACAGGATGGTGGAATAGCAAATATAAAGGCTTTTGAGAGTGAGATTCGTGCACTCTCAGAAATCCGCCATCGCAACATTGTGAAGCTCTATGGTTTTTGTGCACATCCACGCCACTCATTCTTGGTTTACCAGTTCCTAGAAGGAGGTAGCTTAGAAGGGGTACTAAGGAATGACAGAGAAGCAACTATGTTTGAATGGACTGCAAGGATAAACCTTGTCAAAAGTGTGGCTGACGCTTTATCCTATATGCACCATGATTGCTTGCCTCCAATTGTTCATCGAGACATATCAAGCAAGAATATATTGCTGGATTTAGAGCTTGTTGCTTACATCTCTGACTTTGGAACAGCTAGAATCTTGAAGCCCGACTCTTCCAACTGGACTTCATTTGCAGGCACATTTGGATACACTGCTCCAG AGTTTGCATATACAATGGAAGTGAATGAGAAATGTGATGTTTATAGCTTTGGAGTGTTAGCTTTAGAAGTGATCATGGGAAAGCATCCAGGAGATCTCCTGATCTCCGTTCTCTCCTCGACAACATCGACTGCGCTTGATACCCCGCTGAGGGACGTTCTGGACCAAAGGCTTTCACCTCCTAAAGATCAAGTTGCAGAGAAAGTGATGTTTGTTGTGAAGCTTGCGTTTTCATGCTTGCAAACCAAACCACAATGTCGGCCAACCTTGCAACAGGTTTCCCAGGAGCTATCAATTCCAAAGGTACCTTTACCACTCACACTTGACAAAGTTGCCTTGGAACAGCTGGTTAGCCATGCTTGA
- the LOC18781657 gene encoding uncharacterized protein LOC18781657, whose protein sequence is MQSTSSAPLPKCSYPLPNHFHFHHRHPKKKLNFLTLPQKTKTHFTNHCALYISHANSCSKEHQNKTQKHNSGNPDPYQNDALFLQLNCSTGTESSNNQSPEAPSGEQGQDQRESEADYPKGLSTNMWWADVKGALGQRFNFGAIARSARVLTKDKHLALPHVSVPDIRYIDWPELHRRGFKGVVFDKDNTLTVPYSLTLWGLLGSSLEQCKSVFGPDIAVFSNSAGNILQNTYDHDGSKARELEGAIGIKVIRHKVKKPAGTAEEIEKHFGCKASHLIMVGDRPLTDIVYGNQNGFLTILTEPLSLAEEPFIVRQVRKLETSLVNRWFRKGLKPTSHRLLPDGMQCVKHSPPL, encoded by the exons atgcagTCGACCTCATCAGCTCCATTGCCCAAGTGCTCTTACCCTCTCCCAAACCACTTCCACTTCCACCATCGACATCCTAAGAAAAAACTCAACTTCCTAACCCTAccccaaaaaaccaaaacccactTCACAAACCACTGTGCCCTTTACATCTCTCACGCAAACAGTTGCAGCAAAGagcaccaaaacaaaacccagaagCACAACAGCGGCAATCCCGACCCTTATCAGAACGATGCATTATTTCTACAACTGAACTGCTCCACTGGCACCGAAAGCTCCAATAATCAAAGCCCAGAAGCCCCTAGCGGAGAACAAGGACAAGATCAAAGAGAGAGCGAAGCCGATTATCCCAAGGGACTTTCCACAAACATGTGGTGGGCAGACGTGAAAGGAGCGTTGGGACAAAGGTTCAACTTTGGAGCCATTGCTCGTTCAGCCAGGGTGCTCACAAAAGACAAGCACTTGGCACTGCCTCACGTCTCTGTGCCTGATATAAGGTACATTGATTGGCCTGAGTTGCATAGAAGGGGTTTCAAGGGTGTTGTGTTTGACAAGGATAACACTTTAACTGTGCCTTATTCTTTGACGCTCTGGGGTCTTCTTGGCTCTTCATTGGAGCAGTGTAAATCTGTTTTCGGACCCGATATTGCGGTGTTCAGTAACTCGGCTGGTAATATTTTGCAGAACACA TATGACCATGATGGTTCAAAAGCTAGGGAGCTTGAAGGGGCTATTGGAATCAAAGTCATAAGGCATA AAGTGAAGAAACCAGCTGGAACAGCTGAAGAGATCGAGAAGCATTTTGGTTGTAAAGCCTCACACCTTATTATG GTGGGTGATCGGCCCTTAACTGATATCGTCTATGGGAATCAAAATGGCTTTCTGACTATTTTAACTGAACCGTTGAGTCTTGCTGAGGAGCCATTCATTGTTAGGCAG GTGAGGAAACTAGAAACATCCCTTGTGAACCGTTGGTTTAGGAAAGGGTTAAAGCCCACCAGTCATAGGCTGTTGCCAGACGGTATGCAGTGTGTGAAACATTCACCACCCTTGTAA
- the LOC18783754 gene encoding xyloglucan endotransglucosylase/hydrolase 2: protein MSSCSEVSMVLVVSLFVTSLMALTASAGNFYQDFDITFGGERAKILNGGQLLTLNLDKFSGSGFKSKNEYLFGRIDMQIKLVSGNSAGTVTAYYLSSEGPTHDEIDFEFLGNLSGDPYTLHTNVFSQGKGNREQQFHLWFDPTKAFHTYSIVWNSQRIIFLVDNIPIRVFHNLETIGVPFPKNQPMRIYSSLWNADDWATRGGLVKTDWTQAPFTASYRNFKVSTTTSTSTNSLTEQSEWQTQGLDAAGRNRLRWVQQKFMVYNYCSDLKRFPQGLPVECRRSRF from the exons ATGTCTTCTTGTTCTGAGGTCTCAATGGTGCttgttgtttctttgtttgtaaCTTCTCTGATGGCCTTGACTGCCTCAGCTGGTAATTTCTATCAAGACTTCGACATCACATTCGGAGGCGAACGGGCTAAGATACTCAACGGAGGACAGCTTCTCACTCTTAACCTTGACAAGTTTTCTGGGTCTGGTTTCAAATCCAAGAATGAGTACTTGTTTGGAAGAATTGACATGCAGATCAAGTTGGTCTCTGGCAACTCAGCTGGCACTGTCACTGCATACTAT TTATCTTCTGAAGGTCCAACTCATGATGAGATTGACTTTGAGTTTTTGGGCAACTTATCTGGAGACCCCTACACTCTCCATACCAATGTGTTCAGCCaaggaaaaggaaacagaGAACAACAATTCCATCTGTGGTTTGATCCTACAAAAGCCTTCCACACCTACTCCATTGTCTGGAACTCTCAGCGCATCAT ATTCTTGGTAGACAACATTCCAATCAGAGTGTTCCACAACTTGGAAACAATTGGAGTTCCATTTCCCAAAAACCAACCCATGAGGATTTACTCAAGCCTCTGGAATGCTGATGACTGGGCAACAAGAGGTGGCCTTGTGAAGACTGACTGGACACAAGCTCCTTTCACTGCCTCTTACAGAAACTTCAAGGTCTCCACTACTACATCTACATCTACTAACTCCCTAACAGAGCAGAGTGAATGGCAGACTCAAGGGCTTGATGCTGCAGGCCGAAACCGGCTTCGATGGGTGCAACAAAAGTTCATGGTCTACAACTACTGTTCTGACCTCAAACGCTTCCCACAAGGCCTCCCAGTTGAATGCAGACGATCAAGGTTCTAG
- the LOC18782437 gene encoding xyloglucan endotransglucosylase/hydrolase 2: protein MSSCSEVSMVLLVSLFVTSLMAMTASAGNFYHDFDITFGGERAKILNGGQLLTLNLDKFSGSGFKSKNEYLLGRIDMQIKLVSGNSAGTVTAYYLSSQGPTHDEIDFEFLGNLSGDPYTLHTNVFSQGKGNREQQFHLWFDPTKAFHTYSIVWNSQRIIFLVDNIPIRVFHNLETIGVPFPKNQPMRIYSSLWNADDWATRGGLVKTDWTQAPFTASYRNFKVSTTSTTSTNSLTEQSAWQTQGLDAAGRNRLRWVQQKFMIYNYCSDLKRFPQGLPAECRRSRF, encoded by the exons ATGTCTTCTTGTTCTGAGGTCTCAATGGTGcttcttgtttctttgtttgtaaCTTCTCTGATGGCCATGACGGCCTCAGCTGGGAATTTCTATCATGACTTTGACATCACATTCGGAGGCGAACGGGCTAAGATACTCAACGGAGGACAGCTTCTCACACTTAACCTTGACAAGTTTTCTGGGTCTGGTTTCAAGTCCAAGAATGAGTACTTACTTGGAAGAATTGACATGCAGATCAAGTTGGTCTCTGGCAACTCAGCTGGCACTGTCACTGCATACTAT TTATCTTCTCAAGGGCCAACCCATGATGAGATTGACTTTGAATTTTTGGGAAACTTATCTGGAGACCCCTACACTCTCCATACCAATGTGTTCAGCCaaggaaaaggaaacagaGAACAACAATTCCATCTCTGGTTTGATCCCACAAAGGCCTTCCACACCTACTCCATTGTCTGGAACAGCCAGCGGATTAT ATTCTTGGTGGACAACATTCCAATCAGAGTGTTCCACAACTTGGAAACAATTGGAGTTCCATTTCCCAAAAACCAACCCATGAGGATTTACTCAAGCCTCTGGAATGCGGATGACTGGGCAACAAGAGGTGGCCTTGTGAAGACTGACTGGACACAAGCTCCTTTCACTGCCTCTTACAGAAATTTCAAGGTCTCCACTACATCTACTACATCTACTAACTCCTTAACAGAGCAGAGTGCATGGCAGACTCAAGGGCTTGATGCTGCAGGCCGAAACCGGCTTCGATGGGTGCAACAAAAGTTCATGATCTACAACTACTGCTCTGACCTCAAACGCTTCCCACAAGGCCTCCCAGCCGAATGCAGACGATCAAGGTTCTAG